The following coding sequences are from one Microbulbifer sp. TB1203 window:
- the rlmE gene encoding 23S rRNA (uridine(2552)-2'-O)-methyltransferase RlmE, whose protein sequence is MGRSKSSHRWLREHFNDQYVKQSQKDGYRSRASYKLLELQKKDRLIVPGMTVVDLGAAPGGWSQVAAELVGHQGRVLASDILAMDPIAGVEFVQGDFTEESVLNQLLERLGGDRADLVISDMAPNMSGVRDVDQPASMYLVELAVDMARQVLKPGGGFVAKVFQGEGFDQLIRDLRASYASVVTRKPGASRPRSREVYVVARGFKG, encoded by the coding sequence ATGGGCCGATCCAAGAGCAGCCACCGCTGGCTGCGCGAGCATTTCAATGACCAGTACGTCAAGCAGTCACAGAAGGACGGCTACCGCTCCCGCGCCAGCTACAAACTGCTGGAACTGCAAAAAAAGGACCGGCTGATTGTGCCGGGTATGACGGTGGTGGACCTGGGGGCGGCGCCGGGGGGCTGGTCCCAGGTGGCGGCGGAACTGGTGGGTCACCAGGGGCGGGTGCTGGCCTCGGATATCCTGGCCATGGACCCGATTGCCGGGGTGGAGTTTGTGCAGGGCGATTTTACCGAGGAATCGGTGCTGAACCAGCTGCTGGAGCGGCTGGGCGGGGACCGGGCGGACCTTGTGATTTCCGATATGGCCCCCAATATGAGTGGAGTGCGGGACGTGGACCAGCCCGCGTCCATGTACCTGGTGGAACTGGCCGTGGATATGGCACGGCAGGTGCTGAAACCCGGTGGCGGCTTTGTCGCCAAAGTGTTTCAGGGCGAGGGCTTCGACCAGTTGATTCGCGATCTGCGCGCCAGCTACGCCAGTGTGGTGACCCGCAAGCCCGGCGCCTCCAGGCCTCGCTCACGGGAGGTCTATGTAGTGGCGCGGGGCTTCAAAGGCTAG
- the ftsH gene encoding ATP-dependent zinc metalloprotease FtsH yields the protein MAKNLVLWLIIAAVLLMVFQNFKPQSRDESLSYSDFVQDVQAGQIKSVVVDGLVITGEKADGNRFKTIQPQIIDDELTNELVRSNVQFVGREPESPSIWQQLLVASFPILIIIAVFMFFMRQMQGGAGGRSGPMAFGKSKARLLGEDQIKTTFADVAGVDEAKEDVQELVEFLRDPSKFQRLGGNIPRGVLMAGPPGTGKTLLAKAIAGEAKVPFFSISGSDFVEMFVGVGASRVRDMFEQAKKQAPCIIFIDEIDAVGRHRGAGVGGGHDEREQTLNQLLVEMDGFEGNEGVIVIAATNRPDVLDHALLRPGRFDRQVFVGLPDIRGREQILKVHMRKVPVDDKVSAQTIARGTPGFSGADLANLVNEAALFAARANRRTVTMDEFERARDKIMMGAERKSMVMSEKEKTNTAYHEAGHAIIGRLVPEHDPVHKVTIIPRGRALGVTQFLPEEDKYSISKRAIESQLCSLFGGRIAEEMTLGVDGVTTGASNDIERATELARNMVTKWGLSEKLGPLHYGEDERGQPGAGNPVSGKTSYEIEAEVRRIIDSCYERAQNLLEENRDILEAMKDALMEYETLDAEQVSDLMARRKVRPPRDWHDNDFSGGSGPAEETDKNPAADKGNPVGGPLSGH from the coding sequence ATGGCAAAGAATCTCGTACTGTGGTTGATTATCGCGGCGGTGCTGCTGATGGTCTTCCAGAACTTCAAGCCGCAGTCGCGGGATGAGTCCCTCAGCTATTCCGACTTTGTGCAGGATGTGCAGGCCGGGCAGATCAAGAGCGTGGTGGTGGACGGCCTGGTGATTACCGGCGAAAAGGCCGATGGCAACCGCTTCAAGACCATCCAGCCGCAGATCATCGACGATGAGCTCACCAACGAACTGGTGCGCAGCAATGTGCAGTTCGTGGGCCGCGAGCCGGAGTCTCCCAGCATCTGGCAGCAGTTGCTGGTGGCCAGCTTCCCGATCCTGATCATTATCGCCGTGTTCATGTTCTTTATGCGTCAGATGCAAGGTGGCGCCGGCGGCCGTTCCGGGCCCATGGCATTCGGCAAAAGCAAGGCGCGCCTGCTGGGCGAGGACCAGATCAAGACCACTTTTGCCGATGTGGCGGGCGTAGACGAAGCCAAAGAGGATGTGCAGGAACTGGTTGAATTCCTGCGCGATCCGTCCAAGTTCCAGCGCCTGGGCGGCAATATCCCCCGAGGTGTGCTGATGGCGGGCCCTCCCGGCACCGGTAAGACCCTGCTCGCCAAAGCCATCGCCGGCGAAGCCAAGGTACCTTTCTTCTCTATCTCCGGCTCCGACTTCGTGGAGATGTTCGTGGGTGTGGGCGCCTCGCGGGTTCGGGATATGTTCGAGCAGGCCAAGAAGCAAGCCCCCTGCATCATCTTTATCGACGAGATCGACGCCGTGGGCCGCCACCGCGGTGCCGGCGTGGGCGGTGGGCACGACGAGCGCGAACAGACCCTGAACCAACTGCTGGTGGAAATGGACGGCTTCGAGGGCAACGAGGGTGTGATCGTCATCGCCGCTACCAACCGCCCGGATGTTCTCGACCACGCGCTGCTGCGCCCGGGCCGCTTCGACCGCCAGGTATTCGTCGGTCTGCCGGATATCCGCGGCCGGGAGCAGATCCTCAAGGTGCATATGCGCAAGGTACCGGTGGACGACAAGGTGTCCGCGCAGACCATCGCCCGCGGCACTCCCGGCTTCTCCGGTGCCGACCTGGCCAATCTGGTGAACGAGGCCGCGCTGTTTGCAGCGCGGGCCAACCGCCGCACCGTAACCATGGACGAGTTCGAGCGCGCCCGCGACAAGATCATGATGGGCGCCGAGCGCAAATCCATGGTGATGAGCGAGAAGGAAAAGACCAACACCGCCTACCACGAGGCCGGTCACGCGATTATCGGCCGGCTGGTACCGGAACACGACCCGGTGCACAAGGTCACCATCATCCCCCGCGGCCGGGCCCTGGGCGTCACCCAGTTCCTGCCCGAGGAGGACAAGTACAGCATTTCCAAGCGCGCCATCGAGTCCCAGTTGTGCTCCCTGTTCGGCGGGCGCATCGCCGAGGAGATGACCTTGGGGGTGGACGGTGTGACCACAGGCGCCTCCAACGACATCGAGCGGGCCACCGAACTGGCGCGCAATATGGTCACCAAGTGGGGCCTTTCGGAAAAGCTCGGCCCGCTGCACTACGGCGAGGACGAGAGGGGTCAGCCCGGCGCCGGCAACCCTGTATCCGGCAAGACCTCCTATGAGATCGAGGCCGAGGTACGCCGCATTATCGACAGTTGCTACGAGCGGGCGCAAAACCTGCTTGAGGAGAACCGGGATATCCTCGAGGCGATGAAAGATGCGCTGATGGAATATGAGACTCTCGATGCCGAGCAGGTGAGCGACCTGATGGCGAGGCGCAAGGTGCGCCCGCCG